Part of the Candidatus Chlorohelix allophototropha genome, GCATCGGCACCCTGCGTATTCACCACATCCCAAGGGCTGACCACATTTCCCTTGCTCTTGCTCATCTTCTGACCTTCGCCATCAAGGATATGCCCCAAACAGATGACATTCTTAAAAACGTTCTGCTCGAATAGCACCACCCCTAGCGCGTGCAAGCTGTAGAACCAGCCGCGGGTTTGGTCAACTGCCTCACAGATGTAATCCGCCGGAAAATCTTTGGCAAACTCTTCCTGATTCTCGAAAGGATAGTGTAGTTGCGCATATGGCATCGCGCCCGACTCGAACCACACGTCCACCACTTCAGTAAGGCGGCGCATTGTGCCACCTTCCGCGAAAGGCGAGGGATATGTTACTTCATCCACATAGGGACGGTGCAAGTCAAGTTGGCTCAAATCGCGTCCAGTTTTTTGGCTCAGTTCCGCCACGCCACCGATACACTCGTATTGTCCGGTTTTGTCGCAACGCCATATCGGCATCGGGCAACCCCAATAGCGTTCGCGGCTGAGCGCCCAATCCACATTATTTTCAAGCCAATTCCCGAAACGCCCTTCCCTTATGTGGTCGGGATACCAGTTTATCTGGCGGTTGGTACCAACCAGCGTTTCCTTGAATTGAGTCGTGCGGATATACCAGCTTGACTTGGCGTAGTAAAGCAAGGGCGTATCGCAACGCCAGCAGAAAGGATAATTGTGTTTCACCCGTCCGCTTTTCCACAGCAAGTCGCGTTCTTTCAGGTCGCGGGTGATGTCGGGGTCGGCTTTCTTGTAGAATTTGCCCTCAAATTGCGGGAAAGCGTTTATCACATTGCCGGATAAATTAACCGAGAACAGGGTGGGCAATCCTGCCTTGCGTCCCACATCCAAGTCACCATAGGCAGGCGCGATATGCACCAGACCAGTACCATCATGGTCAGAGGGGTTTATCTCTACGATTTCATCGTTGAGGGTGTAGTAAGCATGGCTAAGGTCGATTGCCTTGCCGCCATCACCCACGCCACTATAGAGCGGTTGGTATTTGAAGCCTACCAACGCTGAGCCTTTGGCAGAACCTCGCACCGTCCAACGCGCCTCGCCATTTTCATCTTTCTGCGCCCCAAAGAGATTACCTGCCAGCGCGTCCGCCACTATCAGGCATTCCTCGCCCAAATCAGCCAGCACATAATTCCCGTCCGCTTTTAGGGCAACGGCAGCGTTGGCAGGCAACGTCCAAGGGGTAGTAGTCCATATCATGAAGGAAACGGGTTTGCCGCCCGCATCGAAAGGCAGCCGTTTAGCTTCTTCTTCGCTCAGGCGCATGCGCACATACACCGAAGGGTCGTCCACATCGTCCTTGAAACCCTGCGAAACTTCGTGGTCGGCGAGGCTGGTATTGCAGCGCGGACAGTGCATCGTCACTTTATAGTCTTGGAATAGTAGATTTTTATCCCACAGGGTTTTCATTATCCACCAGCAGGACTCGATGTAGTTATTTTCGTAGGTGACATAGGCTTTATCCAAATCCACCCAAAAACCGATGCGCTCGGTCAGTCGCGCCCATTCCTGTACATATTCCCACACAGATTGTTTGCATAGTTTGTTAAATTCGGCGATGCCGTATTTTTCGATGTCTTGTTTTCCGGTAAAACCGAGCTTCTTTTCCACTTCCAGTTCTACGGGTAAGCCGTGTGTATCCCAACCACCCCGGCGAGGCACATAATAACCCTTCATGGTTTTATAGCGCGGGAAAAGGTCTTTGAAAACACGCGCCAGCACATGATGAATACCGGGGCGACCGTTTGCAGTTGGCGGTCCCTCATAAAAGACGTAGCGCGTTCCATTTTTTCGAGCTTCCAGTGATTTTTTGAAGATGTCAGATTGTTGCCAGAAATCTAATACTTCTTCTTCCAGTACCGGAAAACTGGCTTTTGTATCCACTTCTTTAAATATTTTTGCCATTTGGTATCCTTCTCAATTCAAGTTTAGTATTTTTTATTTATGTTCGGCAAAAAACAATTGTGCGCCAAAAGCGATAAAAACGCTGCCAAATACCCAGTTTTGCACCTTAACCACATTGCGGTTTCTCTTTAATAGCGCGGCGGCATAACTGGCAGCCAACGCAATTCCCAACCCAACGAGTGTTACCACCAGCGTAAAGATGATGCCCAGAAACAATATCTGCCCGGTGACTTCGCCACGCTCTGGTCTGACGAACTGCGGTAGAAAAGCCATAAAGAAAAGCGCCACTTTGGGGTTTAGCACTGCCGCCGTCAACCCCTGATAGATGAGTGATTTGGAACTGGCATCAACGCGGTTCTCGTCCTCTACATCCAGCAAGGCGGCTTTGCTAAGAATAGTTTGCAAGCCCAGATAAATCAGGTACAACGCCCCTGCTATTTTGATAATATCAAAGGCAACCGGCACAGCCAGCAACAAAGCCGACAAACCAAACGCCACCGCCACCGCATGTAAATACAAGCCCAAACCGGAACTTATGGCAGTTACCAACCCCGCTTTGAAATTCTGGGAGACGGTGCTGGAAATAATCAGAATCATAGCCGGTCCGGGCGTAATCGCCAGCACAAAAGAGGCGAAAGAAAAAGCCAGTAAAGTTGTAAATTCAGGCATAATGATTAATCCTGTAGCGTTAAAATATCATTTAAACTAAAAAAGCCCGCCCCTTGATATTAGGGACGAGATTCTGCATAAACCCCGCGTTACCACCCTGCTTGGTTTGCCTGTACATGTTACGGCAAGCCCGCTCTGCCGGATGCGTGTTCACACCCGCGCCACTGGTAACGGGTGGCGTACCCGGTTTAGCCTAAACCCCCGTTAGGATTCAGCAAACGGCTCAGGAGTGATTTTCAGTCGGGCTTCCGCGTCCCTTCTCACCATTGGGGACTCGCTGTTAGCTTCCGCAAGCGACTTACTCTTTCCGTCACAGCCTTTTATGCTTATATACTTGGTTGTATTTTACGCTTACCAAATTATTTTGTCAACTTGAAATACAAACTTTTCCGCTTCAATGATTTTTCTCAAAGCGATAATCGCGTAACTGACGCGCATAGTACGAAATAGATAGCACCACCAGCATACATGCTATGCCTCCGCTCACCACCGAGAAAGGCGCACCCGCCGCCTTTGCCACAATTCCCGCTTCCATTTCGCCCAGTTGCGGTCCGCCCATAAAGAAAATCATGTTGATGGATTGCATCCGACCGCGCAACTCATCCGGCGTGACCAGTTGGGCGATAGTCTGGCGCAATACCATGCTCACGGTGTCCGCTGCGCCTGAAAGAGCCAAAAAAAGCATAGATAGCGGAAACCAGTTAGAGAAACCAAACAGGATAATAGAAAGGCTGTAGATAAATACCGCCACCAGCAGCACTATGCCCGGTTTCTTCAAATTCTGTACATTCACCCAGCCCATTACCAAACTACAAAGTAGCCCCCCAATAAACTCGGAAGCCGACAGCAAGCCAAACCCGACTTCATTGCTGTGCAGCACTTCAGTGGTTATGACCGGAAGCAATAACCGGGAAGTGCCAAAGAAAGTAGCAAAAAAATCCAGCAGCATGATAGACACCAGAATTTTTTGTTTCCAGACAAAGTGAATGCCCTCGAAGGCTGCTTTCACGCTCACCCTGTTTCCGCTTTTTACTATCGGGCGATGCTTAATCAGTAGCAGGGCGAGGGTAACTGCTAGATAAGAAACCGCATCAATTATATAAGCCCCTTGCAAACCAAAAATTGCGATTATTGTTCCGCCAAGCCCAGAACCCAAAATAATACTAATCTGGAAATTGACCGTATTGAGGCTCATGGCGTTACCCAGTTGCGTACGTGGCACCAGCGAAGGAATAAGCGCGGAATAGGCAGGGCGTTCAAAAGCATTGGCTATCGAAGTCATTATGGTGATACCGTATATCCACCATACCGTTACCACCCCGGTTACTGTAACCAACGCCAATACAGCCGAAAAAAACAACAGAATTGTTTCGGTTACAAGCAATAAGCGGCGGCGATCCTTAGCATCGGCGGCGGGGCCACCGATGAAAGAGAAGAATATCAACGGCACTATTCGGCAGATTCCGATCAGACCTAGTTGTAACGGGTCATGGGTCAGAACGTAGATTTGCCAGCCTATTGCCGCCAAACGCATCTGAGTGCCGATTTGAGAAACAAGCTGACCAAACCACAACAAACGATAATCACGATTTGCCAGAACTTTATAGGGTGAAGTTTTACGAGCAGGCGCATTTGTTGGTGAGAGCGACATTATTTTTTTCTAGTACGAGCATTATTAGATACGATTAATAAAAGCTTACCATATATTTAGTAAAATTGGTATTTCAATACGAGAAAAGCCATAGACCAAAGCACACAGGCGGTTGCAAGAAAGGAACTGCCCCTATAAAACGTTTCTCAAGGGGGTGTGGGTAAGGGCGGGACTGGATGGGCTTTTTGTAGCGATTGGACACAGACCTAACACTGCTATCTTCAAGAATTGGCTGGAGATGGACGAGCGAGGCTCTCTGAAAGTCAGCAATGAAAGACCCGGCAATAGCGCTGTCATAAGTTGATAACGCAAAGGGCGGTTTATGACCGCCTTTATTTTATGTAAAGTAAAAGACAAGGGGTATTAAGCCCCTTGTCTAGTTACAATCTTTCTTGAAGCGGGTAAAATAATCAGGAAGCCAACAGTTCCTTAACAATCTTCTCGCGCTTATTCGGCTTTACCGAAGAGTAGTCAAGCAAATCGTAAATGTGGCTTTGCATCTGAGAAGTCCAAAGGCTGCGCACCATCGTTAGAGCCACATCCTCACGATGTACTCTACCGAGAATATTAAAGCCATCATCGCCGCTTAAACGGCTTTCCGCCAATACCGGACGACGCTTTGCGCCCGAAGGCAATTTCAACTCCTCATCTGAATCTACCAGACCACCGGGGCGAATGATCGTATATGGTAACCCACTTTTAACCAAATACTCTTCAGCTTGCCATTTTGGGTAGAACGGGATACTGAAAGGATGCAAGAGGCTGCGATCCTGATGTACTCCCATAGTGGAATTGAGTATATAGTGCTTAACCCCTTCGGCTCTGGCAGCATCAATCAGGCGTTTGTTGCCAAAATAATCTACTTGCTTTA contains:
- the ileS gene encoding isoleucine--tRNA ligase, translated to MAKIFKEVDTKASFPVLEEEVLDFWQQSDIFKKSLEARKNGTRYVFYEGPPTANGRPGIHHVLARVFKDLFPRYKTMKGYYVPRRGGWDTHGLPVELEVEKKLGFTGKQDIEKYGIAEFNKLCKQSVWEYVQEWARLTERIGFWVDLDKAYVTYENNYIESCWWIMKTLWDKNLLFQDYKVTMHCPRCNTSLADHEVSQGFKDDVDDPSVYVRMRLSEEEAKRLPFDAGGKPVSFMIWTTTPWTLPANAAVALKADGNYVLADLGEECLIVADALAGNLFGAQKDENGEARWTVRGSAKGSALVGFKYQPLYSGVGDGGKAIDLSHAYYTLNDEIVEINPSDHDGTGLVHIAPAYGDLDVGRKAGLPTLFSVNLSGNVINAFPQFEGKFYKKADPDITRDLKERDLLWKSGRVKHNYPFCWRCDTPLLYYAKSSWYIRTTQFKETLVGTNRQINWYPDHIREGRFGNWLENNVDWALSRERYWGCPMPIWRCDKTGQYECIGGVAELSQKTGRDLSQLDLHRPYVDEVTYPSPFAEGGTMRRLTEVVDVWFESGAMPYAQLHYPFENQEEFAKDFPADYICEAVDQTRGWFYSLHALGVVLFEQNVFKNVICLGHILDGEGQKMSKSKGNVVSPWDVVNTQGADALRWYLYTATPPGQPRRFSQDLVSESIRRYFLTLWNTYSFFVTYSNLDQPDLQAEQIPVSELPLIDRWCLARLNALIRDVTAMMDDYDVTGAARAIENFVDDLSNWYVRRNRRRFWKSEGDADKLAAYQTLYTALVTVAKLSAPFTPFVSEALYRNLVLSLDPNAPESVHLTDYPVADENLIDEQLLKDTASVIKVVSLGRAARSVSKLKVRQPLLEVLVKPRNPGEQVGLERFKQQVLEELNVKEMKLVEAGSEIMNFVIKANFKLLGPKLGKKLPEVQKALATVDGSEVAAKVKAGQNISVVLADGETIELTPDELLVEAKQKEGYAVIEDGGYLVALNKTISAELKREGTMRDMVRFIQQARKDAGFNISDTISTYYAVVEDSDGTLADLIETLADPESARYIMSETLSSALQVGDAPEGAFTQLLDIDGASLKLGLVKN
- a CDS encoding SDR family oxidoreductase, translating into MANYDGLVLVAGATGGVGRRVVRALVNEGIKTRVLVRDNKKGEILAKLGVEVFIIDVANPQTTAETFAKAVKGVTAIISALGTRQMFSNSNGLKQVDYFGNKRLIDAARAEGVKHYILNSTMGVHQDRSLLHPFSIPFYPKWQAEEYLVKSGLPYTIIRPGGLVDSDEELKLPSGAKRRPVLAESRLSGDDGFNILGRVHREDVALTMVRSLWTSQMQSHIYDLLDYSSVKPNKREKIVKELLAS
- a CDS encoding MFS transporter, which encodes MSLSPTNAPARKTSPYKVLANRDYRLLWFGQLVSQIGTQMRLAAIGWQIYVLTHDPLQLGLIGICRIVPLIFFSFIGGPAADAKDRRRLLLVTETILLFFSAVLALVTVTGVVTVWWIYGITIMTSIANAFERPAYSALIPSLVPRTQLGNAMSLNTVNFQISIILGSGLGGTIIAIFGLQGAYIIDAVSYLAVTLALLLIKHRPIVKSGNRVSVKAAFEGIHFVWKQKILVSIMLLDFFATFFGTSRLLLPVITTEVLHSNEVGFGLLSASEFIGGLLCSLVMGWVNVQNLKKPGIVLLVAVFIYSLSIILFGFSNWFPLSMLFLALSGAADTVSMVLRQTIAQLVTPDELRGRMQSINMIFFMGGPQLGEMEAGIVAKAAGAPFSVVSGGIACMLVVLSISYYARQLRDYRFEKNH
- a CDS encoding LysE family translocator translates to MPEFTTLLAFSFASFVLAITPGPAMILIISSTVSQNFKAGLVTAISSGLGLYLHAVAVAFGLSALLLAVPVAFDIIKIAGALYLIYLGLQTILSKAALLDVEDENRVDASSKSLIYQGLTAAVLNPKVALFFMAFLPQFVRPERGEVTGQILFLGIIFTLVVTLVGLGIALAASYAAALLKRNRNVVKVQNWVFGSVFIAFGAQLFFAEHK